Below is a window of Thermodesulfobacteriota bacterium DNA.
CTATAGTAGCCCCCTTTGCCGTTGCCTCTAGTGCAGTAGGTAGAAGCGAGCCGACGGGAGCAAAGATTATGGCCCCGTCGAGCTTTTCGGGAGGCATCTCCGTCGAATCCCCAGCCCATATCGCCCCAAGACCTAGTGCAAATTCCTGTCCCTCCTTGTCACCGGGCCGGGTGAATGCGTATATTTTTTTGCCCTGGTGAACGGCGACTTGGGTAATAATGTGAGCGGCGGCGCCAAACCCGTATATTCCCAGCCGCTCCACGTTTTCTCCCACCATCTTGTAGGAACGATAGCCGATTAGTCCGGCGCATAAGAGTGGAGCAAAACGGTAATCATCAAACCCGCCAGGGATCATAAAGCAATAATTTTGGTCTGCAACCGTATACTGTGCATAACCCCCATCTTTTGTATAGCCGGTGAATAAAGCGTTATCACACAGGTTTTCTTGGTTATGTTTGCAATAGCGGCAACTGCCGCATGTATACCCCAGCCAAGGAACACCCACTTTATCCCCTGAATTAAAACGATCGACTCCCTCGCCGGTCTCCACTATGGTGCCGACTATCTCGTGTCCCAGTATAAGTGGTAACTTTGGGTCTTTAAGTTCCCCATCGAATACGTGCAGGTCTGTCCTGCAGACGCCACAGGCATCGATTTTAATCAAAACCTCCTCTACCCCCGGTTTAGGGACTTCCACCTCCGTTAACTTAAGCGGGCTAC
It encodes the following:
- a CDS encoding zinc-dependent alcohol dehydrogenase family protein, encoding MKAMVLKEPGSPLKLTEVEVPKPGVEEVLIKIDACGVCRTDLHVFDGELKDPKLPLILGHEIVGTIVETGEGVDRFNSGDKVGVPWLGYTCGSCRYCKHNQENLCDNALFTGYTKDGGYAQYTVADQNYCFMIPGGFDDYRFAPLLCAGLIGYRSYKMVGENVERLGIYGFGAAAHIITQVAVHQGKKIYAFTRPGDKEGQEFALGLGAIWAGDSTEMPPEKLDGAIIFAPVGSLLPTALEATAKGATIVCGGIHMSDIPSFPYRILWEERVVRSVANLTRSDGEELLRIAPLIPIKTEVVPFPLEEANIALEWLREGKIKGAAVLKIS